In Rhodothermus marinus DSM 4252, a single genomic region encodes these proteins:
- a CDS encoding DUF4097 family beta strand repeat-containing protein, translated as MRMRKARLLFCIQAVLLVLLLGLGACRQSPGVGQTEEGTLLPGAVEASDTLHRGVLLVGRTLVLEGLSGRVSLQGADVDVARLAFVRVGRGADAAAARRTLRDIQLREEGTAGSFRYRMEARQAALAQVHVEGTVPRNARLVITRAGGDVDLTHIEGPIRVQLAAGEVHVREAADSLEIRLQNGAASVHFRRLPTDAVVTIQTENGDLWLTLPPEADAQLQAETAAGEVRVEGLTFTERSLQPREAAGARFVGKLGQGRARIMLRTAHGDIVLRSGGPNGMIPPDTLLRPLPPDTMLQGPGVP; from the coding sequence ATGCGCATGCGCAAGGCGCGTTTACTTTTCTGCATACAGGCGGTCCTGCTCGTGCTGCTGCTGGGACTCGGGGCCTGCCGACAATCGCCCGGAGTAGGCCAGACGGAAGAAGGCACGTTGCTGCCCGGTGCGGTCGAGGCGTCCGACACGCTGCACCGTGGCGTCCTGCTGGTCGGGCGCACGCTGGTGCTGGAAGGACTGAGCGGCCGCGTGTCGCTGCAGGGCGCCGACGTGGACGTGGCACGCCTGGCGTTCGTCCGGGTAGGACGCGGCGCCGATGCAGCGGCCGCCCGTCGGACGTTGCGCGACATCCAGCTCCGCGAAGAAGGTACGGCGGGGAGTTTCCGGTATCGCATGGAAGCCCGGCAGGCGGCGCTGGCACAGGTGCACGTGGAGGGCACCGTCCCGCGCAATGCGCGCCTGGTCATCACGCGTGCGGGCGGCGACGTGGACCTGACGCACATCGAAGGACCGATCCGGGTGCAGCTGGCCGCGGGTGAGGTGCACGTCCGCGAGGCCGCCGACAGCCTGGAGATCCGGCTCCAGAACGGCGCGGCCTCGGTGCATTTCCGGCGTCTGCCGACCGATGCCGTCGTGACGATCCAGACGGAAAACGGTGACCTGTGGCTGACGCTTCCGCCGGAAGCCGACGCGCAGCTTCAGGCCGAGACCGCAGCCGGTGAGGTGCGCGTCGAGGGCCTGACCTTTACCGAGCGCAGCCTGCAGCCCCGGGAGGCGGCCGGCGCCCGTTTCGTCGGAAAGCTCGGGCAGGGGCGCGCCCGCATCATGCTCCGTACCGCACACGGCGACATCGTGCTTCGCAGCGGCGGCCCGAACGGTATGATCCCACCCGACACGCTGCTGCGGCCGCTGCCGCCGGATACGATGCTTCAGGGACCGGGCGTCCCGTAG
- the trhA gene encoding PAQR family membrane homeostasis protein TrhA produces the protein MEERANALTHGLGVLLSLVGTGWLWLSGRDGTTEQRIACLIFGLSLIVLYLASTLYHSVRRPGCKRRLRVVDHVAIYLLIAGTYTPFLVAYVPPPWRVVLLGVIWSVALAGMVFEGLFTGRFPRLSTALYVATGWLAVLMLPVLWRHLPTGALVLIVAGGLAYTGGVLFYRWERLPFHHAIWHLFVLAGSAFHYAAVLRYGTPGP, from the coding sequence ATGGAAGAACGCGCCAATGCGTTGACGCACGGCCTCGGCGTGCTGCTGAGTCTGGTCGGAACCGGCTGGCTCTGGCTCTCGGGTCGCGACGGCACGACGGAGCAACGAATCGCCTGTCTGATCTTTGGCCTCAGCCTGATCGTCCTGTATCTGGCTTCCACGCTCTACCACAGCGTGCGCCGGCCGGGCTGCAAGCGGCGGCTGCGCGTCGTCGATCACGTGGCGATCTACCTGCTCATCGCCGGCACCTACACGCCGTTTCTGGTAGCCTACGTGCCACCGCCCTGGCGGGTGGTGCTGCTCGGGGTGATCTGGAGCGTGGCGCTGGCCGGGATGGTGTTCGAGGGGCTCTTTACCGGACGTTTTCCCCGGCTCTCCACGGCGCTCTACGTCGCCACCGGCTGGCTGGCCGTGCTGATGTTGCCGGTCCTGTGGCGCCATCTGCCCACAGGAGCGCTGGTGCTGATCGTGGCAGGCGGCCTGGCCTACACGGGCGGCGTGCTGTTCTACCGCTGGGAGCGTCTGCCCTTCCACCATGCGATCTGGCACCTGTTCGTGCTGGCGGGCAGCGCCTTTCACTACGCAGCGGTGTTGCGCTACGGGACGCCCGGTCCCTGA
- a CDS encoding FKBP-type peptidyl-prolyl cis-trans isomerase: MAQAKAGDHVKVHYTGRLQDGTIFDSSRDREPLEFTLGEGEVIPGFEQAVMGMEPGETRTVTITAEEAYGPRRDDLLIEVGRDQVASGLELAVGQQLQLRLQDGRIIPVTVAALTEETVTIDANHPLAGEDLTFEIELVAID, from the coding sequence GTGGCACAGGCAAAAGCAGGCGACCACGTCAAGGTCCACTACACCGGTCGCCTTCAGGACGGCACCATCTTCGATTCGTCTCGGGATCGCGAGCCGCTCGAATTCACGCTGGGCGAAGGGGAAGTCATTCCCGGCTTCGAGCAGGCGGTCATGGGCATGGAGCCCGGCGAAACCAGAACGGTCACCATCACGGCGGAGGAAGCCTACGGCCCCCGGCGCGACGATCTGCTCATCGAGGTCGGACGCGACCAGGTAGCGTCCGGACTGGAGCTGGCCGTCGGACAGCAACTGCAGCTCCGGCTGCAGGACGGCCGGATCATCCCGGTAACCGTGGCAGCCCTGACCGAGGAGACCGTGACGATCGACGCCAACCATCCGCTGGCCGGCGAAGACCTGACCTTCGAAATCGAGCTGGTCGCCATCGACTGA